In Raphanus sativus cultivar WK10039 chromosome 5, ASM80110v3, whole genome shotgun sequence, the following proteins share a genomic window:
- the LOC108859808 gene encoding protein MARD1 — translation MADQLPSPTPNTYYPSVFFSSPKFRFFSPKITHVDSIISPTSTLEANHPFLFFSSSKIPKPQRFLHPPEAFGLADLVKNRDRSNKPVNMMVLFGSKLRVQIPSPDFGTKSAAACTSQLSPCLKTKVLTVSEVDQTTEDYTRVISHGPNPTITHIFDNSVFVEATPPSSVSLPQVPTETKNNFFSYCYTCNKNLDQKHDIYIYRGEKGFCSSECRYQEMLLDQIDG, via the exons ATGGCTGATCAACTTCCATCTCCAACACCTAACACCTATTACCCATCTGTCTTCTTTAGCTCTCCAAAGTTTAGGTTTTTCTCTCCTAAGATCACTCATGTTGACTCCATCATCAGCCCTACTTCCACCCTCGAAGCCAACCACCCATTCcttttcttctcctcctccaaaatccctaaaccccaaaggTTTCTTCACCCACCTGAAGCCTTTGGCCTCGCCGATCTCGTCAAAAACAGAGACCGCTCCAACAAACCTGTCAACATGATGGTCCTTTTCGGGTCAAAGCTCAGAGTCCAGATACCTTCACCTGATTTTGGTACTAAATCCGCTGCTGCTTGCACCAGCCAGCTCAGCCCTTGTCTCAAAACAAAGGTCTTAACTGTGAGCGAGGTTGACCAGACGACGGAGGACTACACTCGCGTCATATCTCACGGTCCAAACCCAACCATCACCCATATCTTCGATAACTCTGTTTTCGTGGAGGCGACTCctccttcctctgtttctttgcCACAAGTACCCACGGAGACCAAGAATAATTTCTTTAGTTATTGCTACACTTGCAACAAGAATCTTGACCAAAAACATGACATCTACATTTACAG AGGAGAAAAAGGGTTTTGCAGCAGCGAGTGCAGGTACCAGGAGATGCTTCTTGATCAGATCGATGGCTAG